From a single Bremerella cremea genomic region:
- a CDS encoding sulfatase-like hydrolase/transferase, with product MLPRTLICVPILCILLGCYPQTVSAEEEKRPNILFIIADDQSPFDFRFYNPKSQLDTPVIDQLAAEGMVFDAAYHMGSWSGAVCTPSRHMVMSGRSVWHIPRKGKPREATSNLVPPRLANNTMAAVFNRAGYDTMRTCKTGNSYAAANKQFTVVREALKRGGTAETGSAWHGQQVLDYLNEREKANDTDPFLIYFGFSHPHDTRDGTPELLAKYGATNHTDKNRLPPANPQQPSLPHNWLPQHPFENSHLKVRDEVNVSGVWQNRDEQTIRNELGRDFACSENIDIQVGRVLKKLETMGELENTYIFYTADHGMAIGRHGLQGKQNLYEHTWRVPLIVKGPGIAPGSRAPGNVYLMDVLATMCDLTGVQAPETNEGLSFKPVLEGKQATVRDVLYGVYCGGEKPGMRAVRQGDWKLIKYDVPSAGIHETQLFNLAENPLEFLPEHHEQDVITVTGYSPKPNETNLADQPQYIDKRRELETLLQQEMNRLDDPYSLWDQD from the coding sequence ATGCTTCCCCGAACATTGATTTGCGTGCCTATCCTATGCATATTGCTGGGCTGCTACCCGCAGACCGTTTCCGCTGAAGAGGAGAAACGTCCCAATATTTTATTTATCATTGCCGACGATCAATCTCCCTTTGATTTCCGGTTTTATAATCCCAAGTCCCAACTCGACACACCGGTAATCGATCAACTGGCAGCCGAAGGCATGGTGTTTGATGCTGCGTACCATATGGGGTCGTGGTCAGGGGCTGTCTGCACGCCATCGCGGCACATGGTAATGTCAGGTCGCAGCGTGTGGCACATTCCTCGTAAAGGGAAACCGCGCGAAGCCACTTCAAACTTGGTACCGCCAAGACTGGCCAACAACACGATGGCGGCCGTCTTTAATCGAGCAGGTTACGACACGATGCGAACCTGCAAAACCGGCAACAGTTATGCCGCTGCCAACAAACAATTCACCGTCGTGCGAGAAGCCCTGAAACGAGGTGGCACCGCCGAGACCGGCAGTGCTTGGCATGGCCAGCAAGTACTCGATTATTTGAACGAACGTGAGAAAGCAAACGATACCGACCCGTTTTTGATTTACTTTGGCTTCTCGCATCCACACGATACCCGAGATGGCACACCTGAGTTATTAGCAAAGTATGGGGCGACTAATCACACCGATAAAAATAGACTGCCGCCAGCAAATCCTCAGCAACCCAGCTTGCCTCACAATTGGCTTCCCCAACATCCTTTCGAAAACAGCCATTTAAAAGTCCGCGATGAAGTGAACGTGAGTGGGGTTTGGCAAAACCGAGACGAACAAACCATCCGCAACGAACTAGGCCGAGACTTCGCGTGCAGCGAGAATATTGATATTCAAGTTGGTCGGGTGCTGAAAAAGCTGGAGACGATGGGAGAACTCGAGAACACTTACATCTTCTACACCGCCGACCACGGAATGGCGATCGGACGGCATGGGCTACAAGGGAAACAAAACCTGTACGAACACACTTGGCGTGTTCCCTTGATCGTTAAAGGGCCCGGTATCGCCCCAGGCTCGCGAGCCCCAGGCAATGTGTATCTGATGGACGTACTGGCCACAATGTGCGATTTGACTGGCGTGCAAGCCCCCGAGACCAACGAAGGTCTAAGCTTCAAACCAGTACTAGAAGGCAAGCAAGCGACCGTGCGAGACGTTTTATACGGCGTATATTGTGGGGGCGAAAAACCAGGCATGCGTGCCGTTCGCCAAGGTGATTGGAAGCTTATCAAATACGATGTTCCTAGCGCTGGGATTCACGAGACACAGCTATTCAACTTGGCCGAAAATCCGCTGGAATTCCTGCCAGAGCATCACGAGCAAGACGTGATTACCGTGACGGGGTATTCCCCCAAGCCCAACGAAACAAATCTGGCAGATCAGCCACAATACATCGACAAACGTCGAGAACTAGAAACACTGCTTCAACAAGAGATGAATCGGCTCGACGATCCTTATTCGTTGTGGGATCAGGATTAA
- a CDS encoding Gfo/Idh/MocA family protein encodes MLKRRTFLAASSAVLLTPHLSFAAETKRRVAVIGHTGRGNYGHGLDTVWQQVPEVEIVGVADANPAGLIAEMAKLKTTQGFDDYQEMLEQTKPEFVTVAPRYADQHHDMVLAAIESGVKGIYCEKPFVRTPGEADSLLAAASQHGTKVAVAHRNRYHPALAQIDQLIASGEMGQVLEIRGKGKGDRRGGGEDLWVLGTHIVNLFTYFAGPPKTCSAVMLQEGKRVTSADVKPGAEGLGPLAANELHARYVMEDGTIAYYDSIANDGTAGNGYCLQLIGSKGIVTWHIDRDPVAHFTPGNPFDPALPPRKWLPITSAGVGKPENQPEVIRKVHNHVLAIEDLMAAVDEDRPPLCDIQAGVTTVEMVCGVFESHRQNSQAIKFPLAERGNALTKL; translated from the coding sequence ATGCTGAAACGTCGCACCTTCTTGGCCGCTTCGTCGGCGGTATTGTTGACACCCCATCTCTCTTTCGCGGCAGAAACGAAACGCCGCGTTGCTGTGATTGGGCATACCGGCCGGGGAAATTACGGACATGGCTTAGATACCGTTTGGCAGCAGGTGCCAGAGGTCGAGATTGTTGGCGTTGCGGATGCGAACCCGGCTGGCTTAATCGCCGAGATGGCGAAGCTGAAAACAACTCAGGGCTTTGACGACTACCAGGAGATGCTCGAACAGACCAAGCCAGAGTTTGTTACCGTAGCCCCACGGTATGCCGATCAGCATCATGACATGGTCTTGGCTGCGATAGAGTCTGGCGTGAAAGGGATTTACTGCGAGAAACCGTTTGTCCGCACGCCTGGGGAGGCCGATTCGTTGCTTGCTGCGGCCAGCCAGCATGGGACGAAGGTTGCCGTTGCCCATCGCAACCGCTATCACCCTGCCCTGGCCCAAATCGATCAGTTGATCGCCTCGGGCGAGATGGGCCAAGTGTTAGAAATTCGTGGCAAAGGGAAAGGAGATCGGCGTGGTGGCGGCGAGGACCTGTGGGTCTTAGGAACACACATCGTTAATCTCTTCACGTACTTTGCCGGCCCGCCGAAAACCTGCTCGGCGGTGATGCTGCAAGAGGGCAAGCGAGTCACTTCTGCCGATGTTAAGCCCGGTGCGGAAGGGCTCGGCCCGTTGGCTGCCAACGAGCTACATGCCCGTTACGTGATGGAAGATGGCACGATTGCTTACTACGATTCCATCGCCAACGATGGGACGGCTGGAAATGGTTATTGTTTGCAATTGATCGGGAGCAAAGGGATCGTAACCTGGCACATCGACCGCGACCCGGTGGCTCATTTTACGCCAGGCAACCCGTTTGATCCTGCTTTACCGCCGAGAAAGTGGCTGCCGATCACCTCGGCTGGGGTTGGCAAACCGGAGAACCAACCAGAAGTGATCCGCAAGGTGCATAATCATGTCTTGGCGATTGAAGACTTGATGGCCGCCGTCGATGAAGATCGGCCGCCACTCTGTGATATTCAAGCCGGAGTGACGACTGTGGAAATGGTGTGTGGCGTGTTCGAGTCGCATCGACAGAACAGCCAGGCAATCAAGTTTCCACTAGCTGAACGTGGGAATGCGTTGACGAAGCTATAG